GGCAGGATGCAGAGAATCGATTGCATTTGATTGAAGAATTTGAAAGGAGAAATAGTCAGGTAGTTGTTATTCCTGATTTTGATAGATAAGGTGAAGTTATAGTCAATTTCTCACTCTCCAAATTTAATTCAGGTTAAATCTGCCATATCAGTGGACGATACTCTAAAAATTATATCCTGCGGGTAAAAGTTTTGCTTCTTCTTGTTCGATAGTTATTATTCAAATTTAACGGATTCTAATGTTGGAATTGTAACTGATATTCATTTCTTCACCAGGGAGCAACGGAAGAAGTTAGCAGCGGTTGAGATGGATCTAGCTGCAGCTAGACAAGCAGGTTTTGTTTCAAAGCACTCGGTAAAGAAGGAAGATGATCGGTCTAAGAAGAAGCTTTTAGCTGTTATTGGAATTATAACTACATTTGGCCGCAAGAAAAACAGAGATGCAATTCGAAAGGCATGGATGCCTACAGGTGTGTAAGCTTCCTTCTTCTCtttgtttttcaatttcttttggTTGGGGCAATCAACATGGCACTTCCCTTCCTAATCTAATTAGGTAATATGTTAAATGACACACCATGGCTCTTTCAGTGCAAGTGTTTGTTGATAAATGAAGGGGGTAGTACATGACTGGACTTGACCTACTCAACTCAAACTAAACTTAGCTAAGCTATAGTGCAAAACTAGTTGGTAACAGGCACAGAGGTTATTTTTCtccaaaaagagaaaaggaaaggaaatgcGGTGATAATATTAATGGAATACTCATTTGCATCTTTcatcatttatttattaatcgCAGTTCTCAGTATATTATCGAGTTGTTTCTTCAAGTAATATTTAACTTTTAAGTTAGAATATGTGCAGGTGCAGCTCTTAAAAAACTGGAGGATGAGAAGGGTATTGTTGTACGATTTGTAATAGGCAGAAGGTTTCTGGTTTtctatgattaatttttatatgatggAAGTGCTTATTTTCTGTGTTTTGTTCATTTACATTCATGTATGTTGCAGTTCAAATGGTGGAGACAGTTTGGACAGGGAGATTGACCGCGAAAATGTGCAGACTAATGACTTCATTGTTCTTGTATGTTCGCTTGTGAATTTAAGAAACTGAAGAAAATTTAGCTTGCTTAAGCTATTAATGTATCctctttttaaatcaaaattctttaattatttgccaTCAGGAAATGAGAGTTGCTGCCTTGTCTAAGAGAATTGaactttaaaagaaataatcatTAGCTTTTTAGCTTAAGCATTTGAAAGTCCGTGTGAACTGTGAAACAAGCTTGTAATTTGACCAATGCAgtcttaatttttcttttaatgagaaATAAGCAAACTTCAATTCTGCTCCAAAAGTTCCATTTTCTTGTATTCATGTTTAAAGACCCCTGATTTAACATTCATGTACATGCACCTCTTTTTAGTTTCCATATGTGAGTAATTTacattccttttctttttttttcttttttttttttgcctcaACAGGATGGACAAGTGGAGGCAATTGAGGAGGCTCCAAAAAAGACAAAATTATTCTTTATAAATGCTGTAGAGCATTGGAATGCTGAATTTTATGTTAGGGTCAATGATGATGTTTTTGTTAATATTGGTATGTTAATTATGTCCAATCTGAATTATCTTAATCTGGTGGAAAAATGCACTGTATGTGTTGAATGGACTTATCTACAACTCCACTTTAGTAAATGTTGAATCGTTAATATGGTAATTAATTTCTAGGGTTCAAACTGCTTATAAAATAAACGAGAAAAATATAGAATTGAGTCCTAAAAATTGAGAAAAGTTGCTACTCATGCATTTATCTCGGCTATTTGGAAAACTTGAGTTCTACAAAACTACAGTCTCAGGATTTACATTGATTCTTATGGATTCGTTTTCTTTTGTTGTGCAGATGCCTTGGGAGCCACACTTTCCACTCATTTGGACAAGCCTCAGGTTTATATTGGGTGTATGAAATCAGGCAAAGTTTTCTCTGAACCGTAAGtttgatcaaaatgttttatctAATGATGACCTCTTTTTCTTTATGGCGaggataaataaaattcaaaaatagtTTATGTCATCCCTTTGGATATTCATCTTGTAGGAACCACAAATGGTATGAACCGGACTGGTGGAAATTCGGTGATGGAAAATCGTAAGCAACATAGACTTATTTGAATGGaaggatttatgtttttatattcCCCTTATGCTCCATATTCTAGTTTACAATTTGAGAGTTGCTCCATTTGccaagaaaaagaccaagactGTCAATCCTTCTTTTTCTATTGCATAGCTTTAAACTTTTCTCTTTTATAGCTTTCATAATCTTATAGTGGTTCCTACACTAATTAGAGAGAAAAGATGTGGATAGTGACCTGGGTGAGCAGTCTGTTGTATGACTTGCTGCATAAGTAAACAAGGTGTCCTGTTGTGTTGTACATCCACATTAATGGATTGCTCATATATGTAGAAAACCAGTTAATTGGTGCATGTGCTAAACAAAATGGTGGCAAGCCTCCACAGATCATCACTTgtgcataataattttttagtatttaagtttcaattaatgaaataattgaaatacaTTAAGTGCACTTTGCTTtaaaatcaatattttaaaaatctctGCATGCAGATACTTCCGCCATGCCTCCGGTAAAATCTATGCCATTTCACAAGCTTTGGCTCAGTTTATTTCAATTAATAGGTAGTTCTTTTCCACTTGTTTTTTCTCATAGACAGTAACACTGGCATATATATTCATTGGCTTCCACTGTATATTTTGCAGGTCTATTCTTAGAACATTTGCCCATGATGATGTCAGTACTGGATCATGGTTCATTGGACTTGATGCAAAGCACATTGATGAAGGGAAATTTTGCTGCTCCTCATGGTCAACAGGTATGTCTctgtctttctctctctcacacacacaaTAACAGTAGCAACCAGCAATCACTTGCAAACAATGAAATTCACAAAAGAAAAGATGTGTGAGAAGAAAGAATATCATATTTATGAGCTATGATACTCAACATGTGAcaagagaaaatgaaaagtaGTTAAATTGAATTCTAGTCAGTTAACACTAATAGTAGATAATATTTTGCATGTGAAtctgcaaaaataaaaaatagtttccAAACTACTGCTTTAAATAACTCATAATGTATCTATTATGGTGTCCCATGCCACCGATGGCCATTTTTTGCCCCTCTGCcctgaaatttataaatatagttTAAGATAGCAGATGAGGCAAGATTCAGATTTCTTGGGCTGTccctttttgaaaaaaaaattgctacATTTGGGATGTAATTGTATGTTGCTCTTTAATAAATCTGTGGTGGCCTTGTCACTTTCTATATTAGTCCTTTAGGATGTTGATTATAAATGTTTATTCTCAATGAGAATAGACCACGCTGAACTTGTAAGTTAATTCTGTGTGATATTTCAGGAGCATTATGTGCAGCTGTGTGATTAGACTCTCCCCAGTAGTTGACATTCAACCTTAATATATTTAGATGAAATCGATCAACACTTTAGTATTGGACGTTACTTCTTTCTTGCATCATCTCGAATGCTTCTTGATGTACCTGCAAAGTTCATGTGATTAATCTGAGGCGAGTTGATGCTGGTGCCTCAAAATTGTAGTGTGGTTGATTTACAATCAATCCCTTCAATTGAAATGCTAATCAATATTTAGAAAATAGCCGCTGTATGGGAGCAACAGGCTTCTACCTGAAGAAGGCATGTCCGTAATGTCCTATAGCTGCTCATCCCAAGTTTATTCCAAAATTTTGTTGACCGAGTTTTCCTGAGAaaattctttcttttgttttggaAACAGGGtagagaaataattttttattataatttctcttttattaccATAGAAGTCGATGTCCTGCTCTGCTTCTCACATTAGACATTTGAGCTGCCTTGATTAATATGTAAGTTGATATTGTAAAATGTAATATGTCGCGATCTTTTtcattctttccttttttttttggtgcGTGGGAATGCATGCTTCGTAGATTGAGcaggaaaaagaaaatacaaaatgTGGTTCCAATATGGCAACTTCCAGTTGGGTTAGGCTCTTGAAGTGAGCTATAATATCATTTTCTTGTTCTAGTGAAAGTTTTGGCAGTTTTTACTGTCGCATCTGTTGCAAATTCTAGGGGAATGCAAGACCGATGCAAACTTTATTTATGAGACCAAGTTCCACGTCTTCCAAAAAAAGAGAATAGACTAATTCCAATTACGGGACAAAATATCCTCCAAAATGGCTGGGCGCTACAATTTCTATGCTaaggataaaaagaaaaataaaaaagttctgAATACTTATCTGTAGTGTGGAATTTTGTGGTCTACGGTAGAAAGGTTGGCGAAAAGTGCATCCTAAAGCAGAAGGGCTATACCTTATGGTCTAcgcaaaaaaaaaacaaaaagccaCAAAGGGCGGTGCATCTATTCTACGGCTGAATATGACAACGCATTGATTATATTGCCAAATCAATTTCTAATGCTATTTTTGGTGGGCTACGACATTTATCCAAGTTAATAAGGACCTCAATATTACAGAGCATGCCCACCTTTGAAATTCATAGAATTGACCATGTTTTGGTTAAAGGCTAAGCCTCTGTTTGTGTTCGTGGATCTTAGTCCTAAGTATGTATTTGGAATTATAATTGATAGATAAGAAGTTGATATGAAATTACTTTTaagtaagtattttttaaaatattattaagaagtttttttattattttagaattATTCGGATCAAACtagattaaatttaaatctattgaaaaaattagtaaaaatttaaaataattttcactTAAAGCAGTTGAAACAACATGCGCCATGAGGCTCCTAGTTGAGTATATGTGTAGATTGTAGAGCGATGTGATATTTCCAATTTTTCGAACAACTTTTAGGTACATGTTGATCTGGCTAAGCAGAACTTTATAAGGATGATTTTATTGATTCCAAATGTTGAAtgttcattattttaattttaagcttTTATATATGGGAACATGTGAACTTAAGACaagtatattatattatttcctATCTCTATCGGGCACTTTGGACCGGAGGCACTGAAGTTAATGCACCTAATCTCAAGGCCTTTCTAGTGCCAAAACTTTGAATAATCGACTAACAATATTTCAAAGGATTTGTTATTCGTTAATTCGGTTAATAATCAGGGTCGCTTGTTTCATTCTTCCACTCCACATCACCAAGTCAAAAGAAGCCAAGCCCACCACCACATCAAAGAATCCCGCCGCTGGAAAACTCATGTTGTAGTTACTCAATTTTTTTGTAACCAAGTGGGTCCTAATTTTGTTTATTGCAAAGAATTATTTCTTTTGATATGCTCTTCTGCAATATctacttatttattttaaacacATGTATCTTCCGTTCACACTTTTAGAACTAAATCTTATTTGCATTAATAAGTGAATTAAGAATAAAGTTTTTTATGAATATGGAACCTTTAATTTCACTAAAGGGAGAAAATTTGATGAACCATTCATATCAACACTGTAAGAAGTTGTGATCCAATCTTGACTCTTGCCCATTTTGTTAGGCATCAACTTTTCCTATCATAAATACTTTTTCTTTGAAACT
This is a stretch of genomic DNA from Manihot esculenta cultivar AM560-2 chromosome 2, M.esculenta_v8, whole genome shotgun sequence. It encodes these proteins:
- the LOC110604115 gene encoding hydroxyproline O-galactosyltransferase HPGT1 isoform X2, with the protein product MRSRGSGTRLAAAGGTSSSGSAFMSRISALLLAMFATMATIYVASRLWQDAENRLHLIEEFERRNSQVKSAISVDDTLKIISCGEQRKKLAAVEMDLAAARQAGFVSKHSVKKEDDRSKKKLLAVIGIITTFGRKKNRDAIRKAWMPTGAALKKLEDEKGIVVRFVIGRSSNGGDSLDREIDRENVQTNDFIVLDGQVEAIEEAPKKTKLFFINAVEHWNAEFYVRVNDDVFVNIDALGATLSTHLDKPQVYIGCMKSGKVFSEPNHKWYEPDWWKFGDGKSSILRTFAHDDVSTGSWFIGLDAKHIDEGKFCCSSWSTGALCAAV
- the LOC110604115 gene encoding hydroxyproline O-galactosyltransferase HPGT1 isoform X1 produces the protein MRSRGSGTRLAAAGGTSSSGSAFMSRISALLLAMFATMATIYVASRLWQDAENRLHLIEEFERRNSQVKSAISVDDTLKIISCGEQRKKLAAVEMDLAAARQAGFVSKHSVKKEDDRSKKKLLAVIGIITTFGRKKNRDAIRKAWMPTGAALKKLEDEKGIVVRFVIGRSSNGGDSLDREIDRENVQTNDFIVLDGQVEAIEEAPKKTKLFFINAVEHWNAEFYVRVNDDVFVNIDALGATLSTHLDKPQVYIGCMKSGKVFSEPNHKWYEPDWWKFGDGKSYFRHASGKIYAISQALAQFISINRSILRTFAHDDVSTGSWFIGLDAKHIDEGKFCCSSWSTGALCAAV